From the genome of Phytohabitans rumicis, one region includes:
- a CDS encoding VirB4 family type IV secretion system protein, whose amino-acid sequence MRIPWLARPRPAPPTTQGADTAAATAVLGPAAVQVAARHLRVGDGYAAVLIVTQYPAEVSAAWLEPLLAWPGRLDLTLHIEPLPAAVAAGRLRAQRARLETVRRADADHGRLHDPNTEASADDAADLADRVARGDARLFRVGIYLVVHAPTLDELGESVAEVRAIAASVMLDTVPATWRQLQGWTSGLPLGVDSLGMRRVFDSDSLACAFPLASADLPAPLPGDPPRHGGVLYGLNTSTGGVVWWDRWNADNHNSIVLARSGAGKSYFIKLEILRSLIDEVLIQVIDPEDEYIRLAATVGGTVIQLGAPGVRINPLDIPPGDRHPAAFDRRVQFVVTLVAVMLDGNLPSPDRAALHAAILAAYEQAGIDLDPATWSRPAPLLHDVLAALEAAGTTPALSLAAQLRPWTLGSLKDLFDGPSTTMPDGRLVVWSTRQLSEEQRAPAMLLALDAIWRQIDTPAPQAVADDLRQLVIVDEAWKLLQDDAGAAFLRTLAKSARKRRAGLSVITQDAADVLNSKLGQAVVANSATQILLRQDASAITDIATAFGLTTGEARLLLSARRGEGLLLSGGHRVGFQAVSSPVEHAACTGDRDVDGGQP is encoded by the coding sequence ATGCGGATTCCATGGTTGGCCCGGCCACGTCCTGCCCCGCCGACCACCCAGGGCGCTGACACCGCCGCGGCGACCGCGGTCCTCGGCCCGGCCGCGGTGCAGGTCGCCGCACGGCACCTGCGGGTCGGGGACGGCTACGCCGCCGTCCTGATCGTCACCCAGTACCCGGCCGAAGTGTCCGCCGCCTGGCTGGAGCCGCTGCTGGCCTGGCCAGGCCGCCTCGACCTGACCCTGCACATCGAACCGCTCCCGGCGGCGGTGGCCGCCGGCCGGCTGCGGGCGCAGCGGGCCCGGCTGGAAACCGTCCGCCGCGCCGACGCCGACCACGGCCGGCTGCACGACCCGAACACCGAAGCATCCGCCGACGACGCGGCCGACCTGGCCGACCGGGTCGCCCGCGGCGACGCCCGCCTGTTCCGGGTCGGGATCTACCTGGTCGTGCACGCCCCCACCCTGGACGAGCTCGGCGAGTCGGTGGCCGAGGTTCGGGCCATCGCCGCCTCCGTCATGTTGGACACCGTCCCGGCCACCTGGCGGCAGCTGCAGGGCTGGACCTCCGGGCTGCCGCTCGGGGTGGACAGCCTCGGCATGCGCCGCGTCTTCGACTCCGACTCGCTGGCCTGCGCCTTCCCACTCGCCTCAGCTGACCTGCCGGCCCCGCTACCCGGCGACCCACCCCGCCACGGCGGCGTGCTGTATGGGCTGAACACCTCCACCGGCGGGGTCGTGTGGTGGGACCGCTGGAACGCCGACAACCACAACAGCATCGTGCTGGCCCGAAGCGGCGCCGGCAAAAGCTACTTCATCAAGCTGGAAATCCTTCGCTCCCTGATCGACGAGGTGCTGATCCAGGTGATCGACCCGGAAGACGAGTACATCCGCCTCGCCGCCACCGTCGGCGGCACGGTCATCCAGCTCGGCGCCCCCGGGGTGCGGATCAACCCCCTCGATATCCCGCCCGGCGACCGGCATCCGGCCGCGTTCGACCGGCGGGTCCAGTTCGTCGTCACCCTGGTCGCGGTCATGCTCGACGGCAACCTGCCCAGCCCGGACCGCGCCGCCCTCCACGCCGCCATCCTGGCCGCGTACGAGCAGGCCGGCATCGACCTCGACCCGGCCACCTGGTCCAGGCCCGCGCCGCTGCTGCACGACGTGCTCGCCGCGCTCGAAGCGGCCGGCACCACGCCGGCACTGTCGCTAGCGGCGCAGCTGCGGCCGTGGACGTTGGGCAGTCTCAAAGACCTCTTCGACGGCCCGTCCACCACCATGCCCGACGGGCGGCTGGTCGTGTGGTCCACCCGGCAGCTGTCCGAGGAACAGCGAGCGCCGGCGATGCTGCTCGCCTTGGACGCGATCTGGCGGCAGATCGACACCCCCGCCCCGCAGGCGGTCGCCGACGACCTGCGCCAATTGGTCATCGTCGACGAAGCCTGGAAACTGCTGCAAGACGACGCCGGCGCGGCGTTCCTGCGCACCCTGGCCAAGTCCGCCCGCAAACGCCGCGCCGGCCTGTCCGTCATCACCCAGGACGCCGCCGACGTGCTCAACAGCAAACTCGGCCAGGCGGTGGTCGCCAACTCGGCCACCCAGATCCTGCTGCGCCAGGACGCCTCCGCGATCACCGACATCGCCACCGCGTTCGGGCTGACCACCGGCGAGGCTCGGCTGCTGCTGTCCGCCCGCCGCGGCGAAGGCCTGCTGTTGTCCGGCGGCCACCGGGTCGGGTTCCAGGCGGTCAGCTCCCCCGTCGAGCATGCCGCGTGTACCGGCGACCGCGACGTTGACGGCGGCCAGCCATGA
- a CDS encoding PrgI family protein yields MSESEIRAKIHADIEAPDKILYGLTARQVTILAAAALTAYLIWRAGAGRLPTPILAAALIPLTAAAAVLALGRRDGLSFDRWLLAALRATRAPRRLVPAATGITAPPHWAPAGTNTAATDPAPAVLRLPAHAITEAGAIDLGGNTHAALVAVSTVNIGLRTGGEQAAMLGGFARWLHGLSGPTQIVVSTRRVDLAAHADRILDAAQALPNPALADTACDYAGFLLDLAEQRDPLWRTVTIAHTATGRHADRDAMRQAEHTAGALSALGAATRVLGGGTVTGVLAAAVDPYAGVDPRPGRARPDQPVTTNGWRP; encoded by the coding sequence ATGTCTGAGTCCGAGATCCGCGCGAAGATCCACGCCGACATCGAAGCCCCCGACAAGATCCTCTACGGGCTGACCGCCCGGCAGGTCACCATCCTGGCCGCCGCCGCCCTAACCGCATACCTGATCTGGCGGGCCGGCGCCGGCCGGCTGCCCACGCCGATCCTGGCCGCCGCCCTCATCCCGCTGACCGCCGCCGCGGCGGTGCTCGCCCTGGGCCGCCGCGACGGGCTCAGCTTCGACCGGTGGCTGCTGGCCGCCCTGCGCGCCACCCGCGCCCCGCGCCGGCTGGTGCCCGCCGCCACCGGGATCACCGCCCCACCGCACTGGGCACCCGCCGGCACAAACACTGCCGCGACCGATCCGGCGCCAGCGGTACTGCGGCTGCCCGCACACGCCATCACCGAGGCCGGCGCGATCGACCTAGGCGGCAACACCCACGCCGCGCTGGTCGCCGTGTCCACCGTGAACATCGGACTGCGCACCGGTGGGGAGCAGGCAGCCATGCTCGGCGGGTTCGCCCGCTGGCTGCACGGCCTGTCCGGGCCGACCCAGATCGTGGTCTCCACCCGCCGCGTCGACCTGGCCGCCCACGCCGACCGGATCCTGGACGCCGCGCAGGCCCTGCCCAACCCGGCCCTCGCGGACACGGCCTGCGACTACGCCGGCTTCCTACTCGACCTGGCCGAGCAACGCGACCCGCTGTGGCGCACCGTCACCATCGCCCACACCGCGACCGGCCGCCACGCCGATCGCGACGCCATGCGGCAGGCCGAACACACCGCGGGCGCCTTGTCGGCGCTCGGCGCCGCCACCCGGGTCCTGGGCGGCGGCACCGTCACCGGCGTCCTGGCCGCCGCGGTGGACCCCTACGCCGGTGTCGACCCGCGGCCGGGCCGGGCGCGGCCGGACCAGCCGGTCACCACCAACGGGTGGAGGCCGTGA